TGGTCCGGACAACAAAGGACATCAAATTTATCTGATAATGCCATTAATAATAAATTCTAAATGCTTTTGAATACGTTTTTGGGAAAGAGACGCATCTTTATATACCAGGAtaatggaaagaaggattgaaATCCTACCGGAAATGTAATTCGGCTCTATGATAGCTAATAATTTCTAGTCTAAGATTGGCGGTGCTCAAACTCCGGAGCGATTGAGAAGTAGGTCTAGACACAAAACCTATCTTAGAAAGTAACTCTTGGACAACATTTGAAGGCATTCTGTCCTAGTCATTCCTGAAGTGAAAGAcatttttttcacttcttttttggGAACATACTTAAAGTTATAACCTTCAATGAGCTTATGGATGCGTGTAAATTCTGGGTAACGAATGGTCACTTTCGAAGGTGGCATATCTAAGAATTCATGTATAAGATCTAATAGCTGAACTTTCTTCCAGCCTTTAAAATCCCCGATGTTTCCCAAAATGTACCAGATGATGTTTTCACTCAATGGTATTCGTCTATCCAACATAATGTCGATCAGATTGcacatttcttctttggagccAGGAAAGTCAGAGAGGTACAGAAAAAAGGGCTCGAAAGTCTTTAATGTAGGTATCAAATTAGAGCAGACATACGTCTTGGGAACAGTACCCAGAGCAATCAAATTCTGCGCTAGCTGATGATGAGCGGTTGACGCCGATGTCATAGGATCACGTTGTATTGATAGAAGTGCCgtcaatattcttcttgCAGAAGAATAAAATCCAAAAGAAAGCATGCAATCTAACAGTTCTTGGTGCATTATCCTTGTTTGGAAGTCAAGCACATTATAGTTGTTATCTGTGTATTCCTTCATAAGAGCCACAAACCATGTGATATCATTCTCTTCATGACATAATTGTAAAGCTCTGACCCAAAGCTCTGCTGAGAGATccttttcaacaagatcaTTATCGGAAGCAATAAACTCTTTAACTCTGTAGAGATCTTGACAATTATGTATAGCAGGAAGAATAGATTTAATATAACCTCTGTCAGGCTCTATACCTGCACCTCTCATTCTCTTCACAGAATCCAATAAAATACTAAGTTGATCGCATTTCAAACCCAACACCGCTACGCAGTAGGCGTTGAACTCATTATGAGTCAAACAATAACCAGAGTCAAGAAATTCATCATAAAAGGATTTCAAAAGAGCCAAATTATCCAGAGAAACAACAGCCAAGTGATCGAGAAGAAATGTAGTCACGACATAAGAAAACTTACTCAACTCTTGGGATCTCATAGCATAGATAGTAGGCTTCGAAGTGCTAACATATGCCACCATCAGATCATTAAACGAATTCTCTAACAGCTCAATCGACGAGGACGATGCAAGCAAACTCTGGGTCCTTGCTAGCAACTTTAAAAACCGCTGTCTTTCGATAGAGTCTTCTACTATAGAAGGAACAATGGAGTCTCTAAGTCCCTTAATATACTCGTTGAAATTAGCATCCGATTCCTCCAAAACATTCCTTAAAAGGGCTCTTTTCCGGCTCTCCTGCTTGATCCATTGGGGAGGCTTTTCGCCCATGATCTCCTCATATATTTCATCTAACTTCTTGTTACTGATCACACGCGAAGCatatgaagaaggagatacAGAATGGATTTTAGTAATGCTAATATGATCCAGGATTTCGGCCAACTCGGCACGAATATTTTTCTGACCAacatctttcaaaagacAAGCGATATCGTGTACAAATCTCTCTTCGAACAGTCTAACAGTTTTCTGAATAGCTAAAAACTTGTACTGTTCAGGGATCTCTTCGGGCTGCTTCTTGAGTGCTGAGACAAAGGAAGTTGTAGAATAGGTTTCGAGCGCTGGTAAAGCTGCCACAGATGCTTCCGGCTTGCTCACTGAAGAGTAATACAGTTTACTCACCACCTCAGTTAAAGGATACAACTGACGACCCCCCTGCACTATCTTCGAAATCCAACATCTCTTGCAAATATCGGAGAATAATAGTCTATTGCATCCCTTAGACATCATTGAACCAAATGGCTATAAGAATAATCGATCgttattgaaaaaaagaatatatatataccGAGATGCTCGATTcgcttctttttcttgcaCAGCCTTTACTATTAGTAATGACGTGCCGACGAACCGACGTGCAAACTGACTGAAACTTTTTAAACTTCCCCGCAAAAAGCTCTTGAAAAATAAATTAGAGAGAAATCAGAAACTAGCTTGCCTGAATAGGCAATTTGGAAAATATTGTGAGATGAACATACATCAGGGGACATAATGACACACACTAATTCTCGAGAAAGATAGAAGTATGTCACTGGTTTGAAACCTCGACACCACAAAAAACCCCAAACACAAACACAAACACAAACACAAACACAAACACAAACACAATCACAAAACACAAAACCCTGGCTGGCCTTCCCCAGCCGTGGCCCTGTTTCCACCCCACTTGTTAGTCGCCGGTTCGCGACATGATCTCAAATTTTTAAGAACAATGGATGAGTCCCGTAGGGTATGAATGGGTGAGTGAGTGGATGACGAGTAATAGTTGAGTTATGTGGGATCTGCAGAACTATGAAGGGGGCTAAAGAAAGCTAAGCGCTCAACGATCGTTACCCCATTTCGTTTCCTTTTTTCCCCATTCTCACCTTCCAATTGACCTATCTCTTCTATACTGTTCAACCGACCCTTTACGAAGTAAATTGACTCCTTAATTTAGTATggttcaaaaaaaaaagctcCATAGAAAATCATGGGGAAAATTTTACCGTGTgttgtcttctttttttcatcaGATTTTCATTCTCTTATTCCTCTTCAACTACGACACCACCAAAGTAAAACCCTCAAATTAATAATTCCTTGTTTCTTCCCACGATTAtcgttcttttttttttttgccGTTCCAGACTTTTACCACTTTTTGCACTCCAAGGGAAACGGTGTTTTATTCGAAAGCTTCTTTACCTGCTACCGTCTTGTAAGTTTGCTCTGCCATGCCTAATACAAACTACCCGAACTCTCCAAATATGAGAGGCGCCGCATCTCCTCGTTCCCAATCTAGACAGGCCTCCATAGTGGAGCTGCTCTCGTTGCCACCCCCTTTAGAATCCCAAGATCAGGTCTCAATCAGCTCTCTATCCTCTGAGTCTGTTGGAATGACCTTTGCTCAAGCTGCTGCTTTGGGcaactctttgaacacttCTAGTCGTCGTCCTTCTGGTCGTGGACCTTCGACAGCTACGGGTTCTGGCTCCATTTCTAATACTCTCCCTTTGGCTCCGTCATCATCCACCTCTTCATTTGGCCAACTACCCTCCCCACAGTTACAATCACAGCTGCAACCGCAATCTCAACAGCCACCATCATTACAACCGCCTTTACAGCAATCACAACAACCGCAGCTCTATAATACTATTGGTCTTTGTAGAGACCCGTCTGTCTCTTCGTCTATTTTGGCTGGTACTTCTGTGGACTGGCAGGATGTTCAGCTAGGCGAGTTAGTGGAACAGAATCGGTTGATTATTATTGAGGACAATGTCTCTGTGgaagaagcattcaagACACTCGTCAAGAACGGCTTGACATCGGTACCAGTTGAGCATTTTGCAGACGATCCGAACTGTTTGACGTTTGACTACGCAGACTTGAATGCATATTTATTGTTGGTGTTGAATAAGGTGAAGCCAGAGTCTCTCTACAGTATGGACTACGAGCCAAAAGATGAAATTCCTACCCTGACTCGTAAAGCCCAACGTGGTGAACAGGTTCCTGTCTCCTTTGTTATTCGCATGACAAGTAAGAATCCATTCATCAGGCTTTCCGAGTTTGACACTCTATCTACTGTGGTTGAAATATTAGGAACAGGCGTTCATCGTGTTGCCATTACAGATGGTAACAAGATGACTGGTgttctttctcaaagaaGACTGATTAAGTTCTTATGGGACAATGCCCGCAGGTTCCCATCTATGGAACCTCTTTTCacttcatctctttctagCTTGAACATTGGATCGTCAAACCCTGTCTCCATCTTTGGTGACCAACTGCTTATTGAGGGCTTTATGAAGATGCATGCTTTAAAGATCTCGTCTTTGGCTGTGGTGGACAGAAACTACCGTTTACTTGGAAATATTTCAGTGACAGACGTCCGCCTGGTGTCGAATTCATCTCGCTCGGATCTATTATACAAGACATGCCTTCATTTCATATCAGTTATTCTTAACTCAAGAGGCTTAGAAAATGGTAAAGACTCTTTCCCCATTTTTCATGTTACCacctcatcttctttggctaGAACTATAGCCAAGCTTGTTGCAACCCAGTCGCATAGACTATGGATTGTGAAGCCGGATAATCCTTCTCCACCAGCACAGCTGGGCCAAAGTACGGCGCCTATTAGTCCTGCTCCTACGGGTTCTTCTGCCTACGAAAGACAGAGCTCGGTGTCCGGAGGGGGTTCTGTCTCTATGCATGCTAGCACTTCCAACTTGAGTTCTGAGAtggctgctgctactgcaGCAGCTGTTACacaggagaaggagatttcAAATGGTAAGTTGGTTGGTGTGGTTTCGCTTACTGATATATTGTCTATATTGGCGAAGACATTGGGCAAGGACCATGTTGACCCAAATATTGCACGacaacagagaagaagatccagcAGTAGTGCAAGCAGCAGAACATCTGGATCATTGGAACAGTTTAGGAAAAGCATTTCGGAGTCGAGCACACGCTGAGACGGTCAAAGGATTGACATgccaaaagaaaaaaaacagcaaaaaaacagaaaaaacAATAACAATAATAAGACTTTATGAGTCTAACCGAAACACAGATATACATCCTCTATATGTATCTTTTGTGACGgcaagaggaagaagttcaCGAGGAAGAATTCtctctccatttctttccattttagTGTTACCTACCACATGCGGGACTATCCTACTGTCTATATTTTCCGTACTTTTACTTTGTATCTCCATTAATGCGATAACTAATAGCTAAGTTCAAGTAAGTGATGCTGTCATTATAGGTGTACAATTATTAATTAGAGTTACAAAGCTTCGACCGTTTATTAGGTGATGTTATTTCCTGCGAGTCGGTACCTGTATAGTTTCCAAGTAccctcttcttcctacATGAAACCTCTTCCGTAATATGGCTGAGTTTCTCTAACATCTCTGCATTCTGCAATCCCGACTGTTCACACTTAGCCAGCAaactctttttcaaatcatcatctaGTTCTTGAATAATCGATGCACACGATGTTAAGTAACTTTCTACTTGTTCTTTACTTTCATACAACGTCGCACTGTTATTCTTCAACCTACTTCCTAGCTCGACTATTTCAGGCATATTTGAGTTGCACTTTTCCAAAGACTTATTTGTCTCCATAATCAACTCACCAGCCCCCTGAACATGTCCCATAACAGAATTGAGTTTCTCTCGATGAGCAGCTTTTAGCTTACCAATTTCATTGGAAATCTGCTCGCTTTTATCATCCAACTGATCAGATATATCGGTCGACGTTTCGTACCATTGCTTCATTCCCCTAGCCAATTTCGATTGAAGTAGCATTTTCATACTTAGAGAATTCTGTACTGCCATCTCCTTAAACATCTCCGATAGTTGCTTAGTAAAGATgttttgaaattttttaATTTTATCCGTGCTGAACATCAAAAGCTCATCTgccatcttcttctcattaaTTTTTAGGACATCTGTAGTCACATACTGATATATCTCTTGATTCTCCTTCCTGGTGGTATTGAACAACCGTCTGCTATCATTCGTAAGATCAGCAAGAATCACATGAGTTTCTTCTAGTTGTGATTTCAGACCCCCCATTTCATGTGTTGCAGTCTCAATTTCTTTAAAGAGATCTTTTTGCATTCCACAAATATTTTCGGCATTCCCCTTTACTTGGGAGATACAAGCTGACATCTTCtcagcttcatcaaacAATTGTGTCTTGTCTATTATTCCAGATTTCAAACTTTTACTCGTAGCTTGATTAAGCCGCTGTTCGAGATCCTCAAGCTTCACGCATATTTGACTTTGAACAAGCCGCAGAACATTGCTTTGACCGGCATGAGCTTTTTGAATTCCTTCATCTGCAAGATCCACCAAATCTGCCGCGGTGACCAGCAACTTTTCATGCATTTCCTTTTGCTGGTTGAATTTATTTTCATAATCAACAGCCCTGACTTCCAATTCAGATAGACTTTTTAGACATTCATCCTTTTGCTTCATTTCATTCTCCAATTTTTTGGTCTCCTCACCTAATCTAAGTGTTAGGTCTTCAGCTTTGCGGCGCGTTTCCTGAGATTCACTCTTTAGATTCTTGCACTCTAGAAGTAAATTCTTATAGTTACCTTCATCCAAGTACACTCCTTCCTTTGTTCGGGTAGCCTTCAAATCCAGCTTCAAGGTATAATTCTCTTCCACAAGTTGTCTTACGAGAATCTCATCCGAAATCAACGGTCCAATTTGAACGGAGTTCTTGATATTTTTCGCTCTAGAGGCATAATCTAATGTTGACAGAGTTGCGGAGAGGTCTGGCAGAACAGGCGAAATGTTGGCGACCAACACCGTCTTTGTTCTCCCACCAAGGGAATCTTGTAATAATCGAGTCAATTTGGACTCTCTATAAGGAATAAAAGAATTTTCATCAACCAAACAGTTTATCACTCTACCCAATGTCAACAAACTTTGATTGATAGAGCCAGCCTCTTTTGCACGAAGACT
The sequence above is a segment of the Brettanomyces nanus chromosome 4, complete sequence genome. Coding sequences within it:
- a CDS encoding uncharacterized protein (BUSCO:EOG093430L0~EggNog:ENOG41); the encoded protein is MPNTNYPNSPNMRGAASPRSQSRQASIVELLSLPPPLESQDQVSISSLSSESVGMTFAQAAALGNSLNTSSRRPSGRGPSTATGSGSISNTLPLAPSSSTSSFGQLPSPQLQSQLQPQSQQPPSLQPPLQQSQQPQLYNTIGLCRDPSVSSSILAGTSVDWQDVQLGELVEQNRLIIIEDNVSVEEAFKTLVKNGLTSVPVEHFADDPNCLTFDYADLNAYLLLVLNKVKPESLYSMDYEPKDEIPTLTRKAQRGEQVPVSFVIRMTSKNPFIRLSEFDTLSTVVEILGTGVHRVAITDGNKMTGVLSQRRLIKFLWDNARRFPSMEPLFTSSLSSLNIGSSNPVSIFGDQLLIEGFMKMHALKISSLAVVDRNYRLLGNISVTDVRLVSNSSRSDLLYKTCLHFISVILNSRGLENGKDSFPIFHVTTSSSLARTIAKLVATQSHRLWIVKPDNPSPPAQLGQSTAPISPAPTGSSAYERQSSVSGGGSVSMHASTSNLSSEMAAATAAAVTQEKEISNGKLVGVVSLTDILSILAKTLGKDHVDPNIARQQRRRSSSSASSRTSGSLEQFRKSISESSTR